A region of the Microbacterium sp. SL75 genome:
AGGGCCTGAAGGTCCTCCAGGGCGAGATCGTGGATGCCACCTTCCTCTCGGCCGCGGCGCTCGACGCTTTCCTCGCCGACACGTTGGCCGAAGCGAAGTCCGACGACGTGCTCTATTCCGTGCACCTCAAGGCCACGATGATGAAGGTCAGCGACCCGATCATCTTCGGTCACGTCGTCAAGGCGTTCTTCGCCGACGTGTTCGACCGCCACGGTGATGCTCTCGCCGCCGCGGGCCTCACCCCCAATGACGGTCTCGGCTCGATCCTCTCGGGTCTGTCGAACGTCGAGGGCGGCGACGCCATCGCCTCCGAGATCCGCGATGCGCTGGCATCCGGCCCCCGCCTGTCGTACGTCAACAGCGACAAGGGCATCACCAACCTGCACGTGCCGAGCGACGTGATCGTCGACGCCTCCATGCCGGCGCTGATCCGCAATGGCGGCAAGCTGTGGGGCGCCGACGGGGGAGAGGACGACACTCTGGCCGTCATCCCCGACTCCTCGTACGCCGGTGTGTATCAGGCCACCATCGAGGACGTCATTGCGAACGGTCCGCTCGACCCCGCCACGATCGGCTCGGTGCCGAACGTCGGTCTGATGGCGCAGGCCGCCGAGGAGTACGGCAGCCACGACAAGACGTTCGAGATCCCCGCGCCCGGTCGCGTGCAGGTCGTCGCCTCGAACGGCGACGTGCTGCTCGAGCACGAGGTGAACACCGGTGACATCTGGCGCGCGACCCAGACCAAAGACGTCGCGGTCCGCGACTGGGTGAAGCTCGCCGTCACCCGCGCGCGCGCGACCGGGGTTCCGGCCGTGTTCTGGCTCGACGAGACCCGCGCGCACGACCGCAACCTCATCGCCAAGGTCAACGAGTACCTCGCCGACCACGACACCGAGGGCCTCACGATCGAGATCCTCGCCCCCGCTGCGGCCACGACGTACTCGCTCGAGCGCATCCGCCGCGGCGAGGACACGATCTCGGTCACCGGCAACGTGCTGCGCGACTACCTGACCGACCTGTTCCCGATCCTCGAGGTGGGTACGAGCGCCAAGATGCTCTCGATCGTCCCCCTGCTCGCGGGCGGCGGCCTGTTCGAGACCGGTGCGGGCGGTTCGGCCCCGAAGCACGTGCAGCAGCTCGTGGAAGAGGACTACCTCCGCTGGGACTCGCTGGGCGAGTTCTTCGCACTCGCGGCCTCGCTCGAGCACCTCGCCGACACGACGGGCAACGAGCGCGCGCGCGTGCTCGCGCAGACGCTGGACGCGGCGACCGGCACGTTCCTCGAGAACGACAAGTCGCCCGGCCGTGCCCTCGGCACGATCGACAACCGCGGAAGCCACTTCTACCTCGCCCTGTACTGGGCGCAGGAGCTGGCGAAGCAGTCGACGGACGCCGCCCTCGCCGAGGTGTTCGCCCCGGTCGCCGAGAAGCTGGAAGCCTCGGAGGAGACGATCGTCGCCGAGCTGAACGCCGTCCAGGGGCACCACGCCGAGATCGGCGGGTACTACCGCCCGAACACGGAGCTCGTCGAGAAGGTCATGCGCCCCTCGGCCACGCTGAACGCGGTGGTCGACGCCCTGCGCTGAGCCGGAACCCGAAAGGGGCGGATGCCGATGGCATCCGCCCCTTTCGCGTTTACGGAGGAGACCGGACGAGAGCCCGAACAGCACTTCACGGTTGCCCACGCTCCGCGAGACGCCGGCAAGGGCCACGGAAACGGAAGAGGGGGCGGATGCCGATGGCATCCACCCCCTCGAAGACCCGGGCTCAGTAGTGGACCGAGACCTCGGTACCGCGGTAGGCCCAGTCGTACAGCTCCTTGGCCTGCGGGATCGTCATGTTGATGCAGCCGTGGCTCATCGGTGTCCCGAAGTTGTTGTGCCAGTAGGTGCCGTGGAAGCCCTCGTCACCGTTGAAGTAGGCCACCCAGGGGACGTCCTTGGTGCAGTAGTCGTAGCCGGGAACGCAGCCCATGTCCTGCATCGCGGTCTTCCAGCCGATGCGGAAGTTACCGGTGTGGGTGGCGTGGTCGCCCGCGCCCGACGAGATCGTGTACGTGCGGTACACCTGGCCGTTCTGCCAGAGCGTCGTGGTCTGCGTGCTCAGGTTGACGTCGATCCGGCGCTCGGTCTTGGTGGTGTCGAAGGCCGTCTCGGTGACGGGGAGGGCGTAACGCCCGTTGCCCTCGGCGAGCTGCTTCGCGAAGGCCGCGGCCACACCGCTGGTGTCGCCGAGCGTGCGACCGGTCTGGCCCTCGGTGAGCGCCTTGATGACCTCTCCGCCGGTGTCGACGATCACGTCGGCGTTGACGGGGGCGCGGTCGACCGCACCGGGCAGGCCGGCGACGGCGGACTGGATCGCGGCGGCGTCGGCCGAGATGGCGAAGTCGCCCTTGCCGTCGGGGGTGACGGTGAGCCACGATGCGGCGGTCGCGCGGTCGACGGGGACGGTGCGCTCTTCGCCGACGTAGAAGCCGGCCGAGTCGAGGATGCCGTTGAGCGTGGCCACGGCGGCGTTCGCCTCGTCGGTCGATACGGGGGCATCGACGGGGACGAGGGTGGCGTCGACGGTGGTGGCGGGCTGGCCGGCGTCGAAAGCCGACTGCAGCGCCGAGATCACGGCGGCGACGTCGATGCCCTCTCCCGCTTCGGCGGGAGTGGTCACGTACGCCTGCGAGCCGGCGTCGTACGCGATGGTCGCGTCGACGGGGGCGCGGTAGGTGCCGGGCGCGCGGTTCTTCAGTGCGGTCGCGGCTTGGTCGGCATTCACCTGCACCTGCACCCCGGTGCCCTCGGGGAACCACGAAGCGGGCTTCCACATCGGGTTGTCGGAGAAGGCCTTGTCGGCGAGGGCCGCCGCGTCGACGGTCGCGCCGAGGTCGGCACCGGTGACGGTGACGGCGCCGGCGGGGGAGTCGACGGTGACCGTGGTCTCGGCGAGGCGGTTCGAGATGGCCTGGGCCGCGGCACCGGCGGTGAGACCACCGATCTGCACACCCGCGACCGAGGCACCCGGCGCGATCAGCACGAGGGAGGCGGCGATGAGAGCCACGGCCGTTGCACCGGCGGGGATGCCGATCCACAGGCCGGAACGGTTCTTGCGCTTCGTCGGCTCGGGCGGTGCCCAGGCGTAGGTTGCGCCGTCGGTGCCAGGTGCGCCGTCGGTCATGAGTCAAACCCCCCGATAGTCAGTCTTCTTATGCTACGAGCGGATCTTGCGGATACGCCTTGAGCAATATCACGGTCTGATCACGTCGCCTGCGCACCAGGCGGAGGTCAGACGCTGAAGACCTTCCCCGGGTTCAGGATGCCGAGCGGGTCGAACACTCGCGCGATGTCGCGCTGCAGGGCCCACTGGTCGTCGCCGAGCTCGTCGATCAACCAGCGACGCTTCAGCACGCCGATCCCGTGCTCGCCGGTGAGGGTTCCGCCGAGCGCGAGTGCGGCGCGGAACAGTTCCTCGGCCGCCTCCCAGACCACCGGCGGCACCTCGGGACCCTCGAACACGAAGTTCGGGTGCAGGTTGCCGTCGCCGGCGTGCGCGACCGCGGGAATGACCAGACCGAACTGCCGTTCGATCCGCGCGATCTCGTCGAACATGTCGGGCAGAGCGCTGCGCGGCACCGAAACGTCTTCGATGAGGGTGGTGCCGAGCGTCTCCATCGCGGGGTGCATGGCGCGGCGGACGGCCAGGAGCGCCTCGCCCTCGGCGGCGTCCGCCGCCACGGCGACGGCGCCGCCCGCCTCGCGGAGAACCTCGGCGATCTCGGCCGCCTCGTCGGCGGCGACCGGGCCGTCGGTCTGGATGGTCAGCTGCGCGGCGCCCTCGGGAGGAGCGGGCAGGGACAGCAGGCGATGCGCGGCGGCGAGGCTGGTGGCATCCATCAACTCCATGATCGCGGGCTGCACTCCCGAGGCCGTGACCGCGGCGGACGCGACGGCGGCGGCGCGGACACCGTCGAACAGCGCGGTGAGAGTGACGCGTTCGCCCTCGACGAGGCGGCGGAGCTTGAGAGTGGCGCCCACGACGACCCCGAGGGTCCCCTCCGAGCCGATGACGAGCGAGGTGAGGTCGAGGCCGGTCACGCCCTTGACGCTGCGGTGACCGAAACGCATGAGGCGTCCGTCGGCGAGGACGACGTCGACGCCGAGCACCGCATCGCGCACGACGCCGTACTTGGCGCACAGGAGTCCGCCGGCGCCGGTGGCGATGTTGCCGCCGACGGTCGAGATCTCGCGGCTCGCCGGATCGGGTGCCCACCACACGCCGTGCGGTTCCAGTCGCGTGTTGAGCTCGGCGTTCAGGATGCCGGGTTCGACCACGGCCAGGAGGTCGTCGGGGCGGACCTCGAGCACACGGTCCATTCCGCGCACCGAGAGGCTGATCTCGCCGCCGCCGGTGTTCGCTCCGCCCGCGAGTCCGGTGCCGGCTCCGCGGGGGACGACGGGGGTGCGGGTGGCGGTGGCGATCCGCATCACCGCCTGGACATCGGCGACGGATGCCGCGTGCACGACGGCGAGCGGGAGGCCCTCGGCCGCGTGCCCCGACTTGTCGGCGCGAGCCGCCTCGAGGGCGGCGGGGTCCGTGTCGACGCGCGCGCCGAGCTCGGCCCGGAGCAGCGCGACGACCTCGGCGGTCATGCCAGGCGCCGTCGCCCGTTCAGCGCGCCGAGGACGACGGCGACGATCGCGAAGACCAGGCCGATCCAGGCTTGACCCATGCTCCACCAGGCGACGGTGGCGGCGGCGTAGACGAACAGCTCGACGAGCGCGCGCACGAAGGGGTGCACGGCGAGCACGGCCCGCGGTGAGACGAACAGCGCCCACACCAGGATCGCCAGGGCCGGGGCGCCGATGCCGGCGACGATGTTCCACGGGAACGGCCACGCCAGGAAGCCCCAGATGGCGAGGGTCACGAAGGCGAACAGGCCGCAGATGACACTGCCGATCTCCAGCGCCGACGGCCGGGGGCGCATGCCGGGAGCGAGAGGCGCCTGGGCGCGGACGTTGCGGGAGTCGGTCACTCCGCCATTTTACGCGGGCCTCGGAGCCCGGCATCCGCGATGCCTCGGCGTCGAGTGGACCGCGCGCTCCGAGATCTCCCTGTGGAGGAACGGTGGATGCCGAGATGCGTGGGGCGGCGGCGGGTTTACCCGCTAAAGTGGCACCGTCGCGACTGGCGTTGAGGTGGGGAACCACCGGGGAGCGACCGCTTGACGGTATTCGACCGCACGCCTGGGTCGGTGCGGTATCTACGCGGGCTCGCCGAGCCCGCGGCATCCGGAACCATCGTCAAGGAGATCGCATGACCGATCCGTACTTCAACGCCCCTCTCTCGGAGGTCGACCCCGAGATCGCCGAGGTCCTCGAGCGCGAGCTCAACCGCCAGCGCGGCTTCCTCGAGATGATCGCGTCCGAGAACTTCGTTCCCGTCTCGGTGCTGCAGTCGCAGGGCTCGGTGCTGACGAACAAGTACGCCGAGGGCTACCCCGGTCGCCGATACTACGGCGGTTGCGAAGAGGTCGACGTCGCCGAGTCGCTCGCGATCGAGCGGGCGAAGACCCTGTTCGGCGCCGAGTTCGCCAACGTCCAGCCGCACTCCGGTGCGTCGGCCAACGCCGCCGTGCTGCACGCGATCGCCCGCCCCGGCGACACGCTGCTCGGTCTCGCCCTCGACCAGGGCGGTCACCTGACCCACGGCATGAAGATCAACTTCTCGGGCCGCCTGTACGACATCGTCGCCTACGGCGTCGACCCCGAGACCAGCATCATCGACATGGACGAGGTGCGCCGCCTCGCCCTCGAGCACAAGCCGAAGGTCATCATCGCCGGCTGGTCGGCCTACCCGCGCCAGCTCGACTTCGCCGCCTTCCGCGCGATCGCCGACGAGGTCGGGGCCCTTCTCTGGGTCGACATGGCGCACTTCGCCGGCCTCGTCGCCGCGGGCGTGCACCCCTCACCCATCCCGCACGCGCACGTCGTGTCGACCACCGTGCACAAGACGATCGGTGGTCCCCGCTCGGGCCTCATCCTGACCAACGACGCCGACCTCGCCAAGAAGATCAACACCGCGGTCTTCCCCGGCCAGCAGGGCGGTCCGCTCATGCACGTCATCGCCGCCAAGGCGACGGCGTTCAAGCTGGCTCTCACGCCGGAGTTCAAGGAGCGCCAGGAGCGCACCCTGCGCGGTGCCTCGATCCTCGCCGACCGCCTCACCCAGGACGACGTCAAGAACGCCGGCATCGCCGTGCGCTCGGGCGGCACCGACGTGCACCTCGTGCTCGTGGACCTGCGCGAAGCCGAGATCGACGGCAAGCAGGCCGAAGACCTGCTGCACGACATCCACATCACCGTGAACCGCAACGCCGTGCCGAACGACCCGCGCCCGCCGATGGTGACGTCGGGCCTGCGCATCGGGACCCCGGCGCTCGCGACCCGCGGCTTCGGCGACGCCGAGTTCACCGAGGTGGCCGACATCATCGCGCTCGCGTTGATCCCCGGCGCCGACGTCGAGGCCCTGCGCGCACGCGTCGCGAAGCTGGCCGACGCCTTCCCGCTCTACCCCGACCTGCAGCAGTGAGCCCGGCCGGGGCGGGCGTCGCGCGTGCGGCCCCGTCCCGGTACCCGGTCTCCGCGTCCGCGCGGGGTCTCGGTGCCCGGTACCCGCGTCCGCGCGGGGTCTCGGTGCCCGGCCCCCGCGCCCGCGCGGGGTCTCGGTGCCCGGTACCCGCGTCCGCGCGGGGTCTCGGCATCCGCCCCGTCCGGTCGCCCCGGGGCGCCGAGCCCGGCCCGTGCACTCCACGCATAAACGCGATCCGCGCACGAAAACGCGGGGAGAACGCGTTTCTGCGACTGGATAGCGTTTATGCGTGACAGCGGATGGCCCCGGTCCGGGCACCCGCCGCGGCGTCCCTGCGGCGCCGGATCGCTGCCCGCCCGCCCGCCCCATCCCACGCAGAAACGCGATTCGCGCACATAAACGCGAGGAGAGCGCGTTTCTGCGACCAGACAGCGTTTATGCGTGCGGCACCTCACCCGCACGACCCCGATCGATAACCAGGAAGAGGGATGCCATGACGGCGACGATTCTCGACGGAAAGGCCGCGTCGGCGGCGATCAAGGCGGAGCTGGCCGAGCGTGTCGCCGCTCTGCGCGAGCGAGGCATCGTGCCCGGCATCGCCACCGTGCTCGTGGGCGCGGATCCCGCCTCGCAGCTGTACGTCGGCATGAAGCACAAGCAGTCCGAGGCGATCGGCATGAACTCGATCCAGGTGGAGCTGCCCGCCGAGGCGACGCAGCGAGAGGTCGAGGCCGTCATCGACCGCCTCAACGCCGATCCCGCCTGCCACGGCTACATCGTGCAGCTGCCGCTGCCGAAGCACCTCGACACCGACGCGATTCTGGAGCGGATCGACCCGGCGAAGGATGCCGACGGCCTGCACCCCACCAACCTCGGGCGTCTCGTGCTCAACGTCAACGCGCCGATCCTCACGCCGCTTCCGTGCACGCCGCGCGGGGTCATCGAGCTGCTGCTGCGCAACGACTACGACCTGAAGGGCAAAGAGGTCGTCGTCGTGGGTCGAGGTGTCACCATCGGTCGCTCCATCGGCCTGCTGCTCACGCGCCGTGAGATCAACGCCACCGTGACCCTCACCCACACCGGCACCGCCGACCTCGCGAAGCACCTGCGTGAGGCCGACGTCATCGTCGCTGCCGCGGGCGTGAAGCACATCGTGCGCGCCGCCGACGTCAAACCCGGCGCCGCGGTGCTCGACGTGGGCGTCACGCGCGAGACCGACCCCGAGACCGGCAAGTCGCGCGTGTACGGCGACGTGCACCCCGACGTCGCCGAGGTCGCCGGCTTCGTCTCGCCCAACCCGGGCGGAGTCGGCCCCATGACGGTCGCCCTGCTGATGACCAACGTCGTCGAGGCCGCGGAGCGCGCCACCGCCGTCTGATGGTGAACCGCGGCATGCCGCCGGTTGAACAGACGGAGCGTCGCACGCAATGGGGAGGCGCGAGCGCGACCGACGTGGCAAGGTTTTCTCATGACTGAGTCTGTGCTGAACGACCTCCTCCGCCGCGTCACCGAGAGCGGCCTGCTCGAAGACGCCCAGATCGACGAAGACAGCGTCATCGGTTCCGGACACCTGGATGCCGCCGGCGTCGAGGTGGAGGTCGACCTCGACCCCGAGCTCGACGAGGACGAAGAGCCCGATCTCGACGCGATCATGAGCAACCTGAAGGACGTGCTCTCGGTCGGCGAGGAGCGCTGGCGCGCGATCGTCGAGGAGATCTCGAGCGACATCGAGGACGCCCTCGACGACGACGAGCTCGACACCGATGTGGACCTGCGCACCGACCTCGAGGCGATCGGCGTGGGCGTCTTCGCCGACGCGATCATCGTCGTGTTCGCCGGGCAGACCTCGTTCCCCGACGCCCTCGTGCACGTGCAGCTCACCCCCGAGCTCGAGGTCGAGGACATCGAGATCATCGGGGACGACGACGACGAGGACGGCGACGACGAGGAGTGATCCTCTCCACGTCAGAGAGGGACCGGGCCGTTTCGGCCCGGTCCCTCTCTCGTTGAGGCTCTGCGATCAGACGATCGCGGCGCGCAGCGCGGCCGCCGCGGCACCCACGTCGGGGGCGCTGTAGATCGCGCTCCCGGCGACGGCGACCTGGGCGCCCGACTTCTGCACGTCGGCGATGCTCGAGGTGTTGACGCCTCCGGCGACGGAGAACGGCACACCGGCCGCCTCGCCGTCGCGCAGCAGCGTGCTGAAGGTGAAGCCTTCCTCGGCCTGCTCGTCGAGGCCGGCGTGCATCTCGACGAACTCGGCGCCGAGGGCCACGACCTCCTTGGCGCGGGCGGGCTTGTCGGCGACGCCGATGAGGTCGACGACCACGCCCTTGCCGTGCTTCTTGGCGGCCTTGACGGCGCCGGCGATCGTGCTGTCGCCGGCCGAACCGAGGACGGTGACGAGGTCGGCACCGGCGCTGAAGGCGATGTCGGCCTCGAGCTCGCCGGCATCCATCGTCTTGAGGTCGGCGAAGACGATCTTGTCGGGGTGCGCGCGCTTGATCGCGGTGATGGCGGAGAGGCCCTCGCTCTTGATGAGCGGGGTGCCGAGCTCGAGGATGTCGACGTGCGGCGCCGCGGCGGCGGCGAGGTCGAGGGCGGCTTCGGTGGACAGGGTGTCCATGGCGAACTGCAGCTTCATGAGGGGGTCCTTCTTCTCTGCGGGGTGGGTCATTCGAGGTTGGCGTGGCGCGGCCAGATCTCATCGGCCGAGAGGCCCGAGCGGTGCCAGAGGGCGTCGAAGATCGCGTCTCCCACGAGCACGACGGCCTGCTCGAAGAGGCTGCCCGCGTACTGGGTCGAGGCGGCCTCGGAGCGGTCGAGCTTGGCGGCAGCGGGAACGGTGACGAGGGCGTCGGCGGCGCGCCCCAGCGGCGAGTCGGGCGCGGTGGTGATCGCGACGACGCGGGCGCCGACATCGGCCGCGGTCTCTGCCGCGCGGACGATGCCTCCGGTGGTGCCCGAGCCGCTGGCGGTCAGCAGGGCGTCCTTCGCGCCGATCGCGGGTGTCGTGGTCTCGCCGACGACGTGCACCTCGAGGCCGAGGTGCATCAGGCGCATCGCCGTCATGCGCAGCGCGAGGCCCGAGCGCCCCGCGCCGAGGACGAAGACACGATCGACCTCTGTGAGCACGTCGAGCACGCCGTCGAGGTCACCGGGCTCCGAGACGAGACGATCGACGACGGATGCCAGCTCCCCGGCGATGCGCGAGAGGGAGGAATCGACGGTGGCGTCGTCGCGGGACATCATGACCCCATGCTGCGCCGGTGCGGACGCCGCACGGGCCGGTCGACCGCAGGGGGCCACCTACCCGAATGGGTAGGTGCACGCCGTGGTCTAGGTTGAACACGTGACGTCCGTACCCGCCCTCGCCTCCCCGGCATCCCGCGCGCTCGTCACCGAGCACGAACGCATCGTCGCCGAACAGGCCGATCGGCACGCGGTCACGCTCGAGTCCGTGCTCGCGGTCCTGCGCTCATCGCGCCTCGACGACCGCGCGGCCCGGACCCTCGCCACCGAGACCGCGGCCGCGGCTCTGGTGGTGCTGCGCACCTCGACCGACCAGCAGCACGGCGTTCTGCTCGAGCCGGTCACCGGTGCCTTCGCGCGCCTACGCAGCGACCTGCGTCCGCTCGTGCGCCACGGCGACCTCGACGTGCAGTTCGTCGAGCCGCCGACCACCGGGCGCGCCCTTCCCGGTGAGGTCGCGCACGAAGCGCGCGCGATCGTCCGCAGCGCGGTACTGGCCCTGCTCGACCGTGGAGCGCCGCACCGCGTGCGCATCCAGTGGGATTGCGACGGCCTGAACCTGCTCATCGGTATCCGCGACGACGGCGAGGGGCGGCTGACCGCGCACGACGATTCGCTGCGCCCGATCGTCGAACGGGTGAGCGCGCTGAACGGGGCCTTCGACGTCGCCTCGACGCCCGGGTGGGGCTCGGAGGTATCGGTGCGGCTTCCTCTCGACCCGCCGGCGCGCCCCGAGTTCCTCGACGACGCGGTGGATCTGAGCCCGCGAGAGCGAGAAGTGCTCACGCTCGTCATCGTCGGCTCGCGCAACCGCGCCATCGCGACGCAGTTGGGGATCAGCGAGAACACCGTGAAGTTCCACGTGTCCAACCTGCTGCGCAAAGCCGGGGTCGCGACCCGGGCGGAACTCGTGGCGCTGGGTGCGTCTCGCGTTCCCTAGCCTCGCGCGGGGGAGCCGTCAGTAACTGTCGCGCTCGCCCGAGGCCACCCGCGCGGTGACGAACCGCGTAGCGAGCGCCTCGGAAGCCCGCGCGAGCAGGGCGACGTCCGCCCCGACGGCGACGAAGTCGGCGCCCGCGTCGAGGTAGGCCTCGGCCACCGCGGGGTCGAACGCGTTCACGCCGACCGGGGTTCCGGCATCCCGGGCCGCGGCGAACACGGCGTGCACGGCGGCGACCACGTCGGGGTGCGTCTGCTGTCCGAGAAGACCCATGGATGCCGAGAGGTCGGAGGGGCCGACGAAGACGGCATCCACCCCCTCGACGGCGGCGATATCTGCCGCGGCGGCGACGCCGTCGGTCGTCTCGATCTGCACGGTGAGCGAGACGTGCTCGGCGGCGTCGGCGAGGTACCCGTCGATCCGGTTCCAGCGCGCGCTGCGGGCCAAGGCGCTCCCGACCCCGCGAACCCCGGCGGGC
Encoded here:
- a CDS encoding NADP-dependent isocitrate dehydrogenase; amino-acid sequence: MPDSTIIYTYTDEAPALATASFLPIVQAVTKQAGVDVETRDISLAGRILAAFPQRLTPEQQVGDALAELGGLATLPEANIIKLPNISASIPQLKAAIAELQSQGYDIPDYPDEASSVEDRDVRARYDRIKGSAVNPVLREGNSDRRAPLAVKNYAKKHPHRNKAFAEGSKTRVATLGHDDFRSNEKSVVLADDDVLTIQHVAADGATKTLKEGLKVLQGEIVDATFLSAAALDAFLADTLAEAKSDDVLYSVHLKATMMKVSDPIIFGHVVKAFFADVFDRHGDALAAAGLTPNDGLGSILSGLSNVEGGDAIASEIRDALASGPRLSYVNSDKGITNLHVPSDVIVDASMPALIRNGGKLWGADGGEDDTLAVIPDSSYAGVYQATIEDVIANGPLDPATIGSVPNVGLMAQAAEEYGSHDKTFEIPAPGRVQVVASNGDVLLEHEVNTGDIWRATQTKDVAVRDWVKLAVTRARATGVPAVFWLDETRAHDRNLIAKVNEYLADHDTEGLTIEILAPAAATTYSLERIRRGEDTISVTGNVLRDYLTDLFPILEVGTSAKMLSIVPLLAGGGLFETGAGGSAPKHVQQLVEEDYLRWDSLGEFFALAASLEHLADTTGNERARVLAQTLDAATGTFLENDKSPGRALGTIDNRGSHFYLALYWAQELAKQSTDAALAEVFAPVAEKLEASEETIVAELNAVQGHHAEIGGYYRPNTELVEKVMRPSATLNAVVDALR
- a CDS encoding L,D-transpeptidase family protein, which codes for MTDGAPGTDGATYAWAPPEPTKRKNRSGLWIGIPAGATAVALIAASLVLIAPGASVAGVQIGGLTAGAAAQAISNRLAETTVTVDSPAGAVTVTGADLGATVDAAALADKAFSDNPMWKPASWFPEGTGVQVQVNADQAATALKNRAPGTYRAPVDATIAYDAGSQAYVTTPAEAGEGIDVAAVISALQSAFDAGQPATTVDATLVPVDAPVSTDEANAAVATLNGILDSAGFYVGEERTVPVDRATAASWLTVTPDGKGDFAISADAAAIQSAVAGLPGAVDRAPVNADVIVDTGGEVIKALTEGQTGRTLGDTSGVAAAFAKQLAEGNGRYALPVTETAFDTTKTERRIDVNLSTQTTTLWQNGQVYRTYTISSGAGDHATHTGNFRIGWKTAMQDMGCVPGYDYCTKDVPWVAYFNGDEGFHGTYWHNNFGTPMSHGCINMTIPQAKELYDWAYRGTEVSVHY
- a CDS encoding FAD-binding oxidoreductase, with amino-acid sequence MTAEVVALLRAELGARVDTDPAALEAARADKSGHAAEGLPLAVVHAASVADVQAVMRIATATRTPVVPRGAGTGLAGGANTGGGEISLSVRGMDRVLEVRPDDLLAVVEPGILNAELNTRLEPHGVWWAPDPASREISTVGGNIATGAGGLLCAKYGVVRDAVLGVDVVLADGRLMRFGHRSVKGVTGLDLTSLVIGSEGTLGVVVGATLKLRRLVEGERVTLTALFDGVRAAAVASAAVTASGVQPAIMELMDATSLAAAHRLLSLPAPPEGAAQLTIQTDGPVAADEAAEIAEVLREAGGAVAVAADAAEGEALLAVRRAMHPAMETLGTTLIEDVSVPRSALPDMFDEIARIERQFGLVIPAVAHAGDGNLHPNFVFEGPEVPPVVWEAAEELFRAALALGGTLTGEHGIGVLKRRWLIDELGDDQWALQRDIARVFDPLGILNPGKVFSV
- a CDS encoding YrdB family protein, whose amino-acid sequence is MTDSRNVRAQAPLAPGMRPRPSALEIGSVICGLFAFVTLAIWGFLAWPFPWNIVAGIGAPALAILVWALFVSPRAVLAVHPFVRALVELFVYAAATVAWWSMGQAWIGLVFAIVAVVLGALNGRRRLA
- the glyA gene encoding serine hydroxymethyltransferase; protein product: MTDPYFNAPLSEVDPEIAEVLERELNRQRGFLEMIASENFVPVSVLQSQGSVLTNKYAEGYPGRRYYGGCEEVDVAESLAIERAKTLFGAEFANVQPHSGASANAAVLHAIARPGDTLLGLALDQGGHLTHGMKINFSGRLYDIVAYGVDPETSIIDMDEVRRLALEHKPKVIIAGWSAYPRQLDFAAFRAIADEVGALLWVDMAHFAGLVAAGVHPSPIPHAHVVSTTVHKTIGGPRSGLILTNDADLAKKINTAVFPGQQGGPLMHVIAAKATAFKLALTPEFKERQERTLRGASILADRLTQDDVKNAGIAVRSGGTDVHLVLVDLREAEIDGKQAEDLLHDIHITVNRNAVPNDPRPPMVTSGLRIGTPALATRGFGDAEFTEVADIIALALIPGADVEALRARVAKLADAFPLYPDLQQ
- a CDS encoding bifunctional methylenetetrahydrofolate dehydrogenase/methenyltetrahydrofolate cyclohydrolase, with the protein product MTATILDGKAASAAIKAELAERVAALRERGIVPGIATVLVGADPASQLYVGMKHKQSEAIGMNSIQVELPAEATQREVEAVIDRLNADPACHGYIVQLPLPKHLDTDAILERIDPAKDADGLHPTNLGRLVLNVNAPILTPLPCTPRGVIELLLRNDYDLKGKEVVVVGRGVTIGRSIGLLLTRREINATVTLTHTGTADLAKHLREADVIVAAAGVKHIVRAADVKPGAAVLDVGVTRETDPETGKSRVYGDVHPDVAEVAGFVSPNPGGVGPMTVALLMTNVVEAAERATAV
- a CDS encoding cytochrome C5, which produces MTESVLNDLLRRVTESGLLEDAQIDEDSVIGSGHLDAAGVEVEVDLDPELDEDEEPDLDAIMSNLKDVLSVGEERWRAIVEEISSDIEDALDDDELDTDVDLRTDLEAIGVGVFADAIIVVFAGQTSFPDALVHVQLTPELEVEDIEIIGDDDDEDGDDEE
- the hxlA gene encoding 3-hexulose-6-phosphate synthase codes for the protein MKLQFAMDTLSTEAALDLAAAAAPHVDILELGTPLIKSEGLSAITAIKRAHPDKIVFADLKTMDAGELEADIAFSAGADLVTVLGSAGDSTIAGAVKAAKKHGKGVVVDLIGVADKPARAKEVVALGAEFVEMHAGLDEQAEEGFTFSTLLRDGEAAGVPFSVAGGVNTSSIADVQKSGAQVAVAGSAIYSAPDVGAAAAALRAAIV
- the hxlB gene encoding 6-phospho-3-hexuloisomerase: MMSRDDATVDSSLSRIAGELASVVDRLVSEPGDLDGVLDVLTEVDRVFVLGAGRSGLALRMTAMRLMHLGLEVHVVGETTTPAIGAKDALLTASGSGTTGGIVRAAETAADVGARVVAITTAPDSPLGRAADALVTVPAAAKLDRSEAASTQYAGSLFEQAVVLVGDAIFDALWHRSGLSADEIWPRHANLE
- a CDS encoding helix-turn-helix transcriptional regulator, with protein sequence MTSVPALASPASRALVTEHERIVAEQADRHAVTLESVLAVLRSSRLDDRAARTLATETAAAALVVLRTSTDQQHGVLLEPVTGAFARLRSDLRPLVRHGDLDVQFVEPPTTGRALPGEVAHEARAIVRSAVLALLDRGAPHRVRIQWDCDGLNLLIGIRDDGEGRLTAHDDSLRPIVERVSALNGAFDVASTPGWGSEVSVRLPLDPPARPEFLDDAVDLSPREREVLTLVIVGSRNRAIATQLGISENTVKFHVSNLLRKAGVATRAELVALGASRVP
- a CDS encoding HpcH/HpaI aldolase family protein, which produces MPLRLTPTFRAALAASDRPLAGMWVCSGSTVSAEIAAGSGLDWLLIDMEHSATSLETVLALLQVSAAYPVTPVVRVPWNDPVVIKQVLDLGAQSLIVPMVSSADEARAAVAATRYPPAGVRGVGSALARSARWNRIDGYLADAAEHVSLTVQIETTDGVAAAADIAAVEGVDAVFVGPSDLSASMGLLGQQTHPDVVAAVHAVFAAARDAGTPVGVNAFDPAVAEAYLDAGADFVAVGADVALLARASEALATRFVTARVASGERDSY